In a genomic window of Sulfurisphaera tokodaii str. 7:
- a CDS encoding redox-regulated ATPase YchF, whose protein sequence is MITIGLIGKTNVGKSTFFSAATLIDVPIANRPFVTIEPNVGIAYVKKKCVHVEFGVKCNPKNSICIGDYRFIPVKLVDVAGLIPGAHEGRGLGNKFLDDLRKADVLIHVIDASGSTNEEGIPVAPGSRDPEEDISFIEKEIEEWFYSIISKDWQKFARTVDLSNKDPIDELLSKLSGLSINKYHIIETLRETKLENLKLMQWSEEDLRNFARKLREISKPIVIAANKADIPESRKFIEKLKRKYNYVIPTSAEAELALRKASKAGIIEYIPGEKDFKILKELNPKQKEALDYIKKNVLEIYGSTGVQEALNTAVFGALSMIVVYPVEDEKKLTDHNGNILPDAILIKKGSSPKDLASVIHSELAKGFLFAINVKKKVRVGEEYQLQDGDVIKIVSSTARP, encoded by the coding sequence ATGATAACTATTGGTTTAATTGGAAAAACCAATGTAGGTAAAAGCACATTTTTCTCTGCAGCTACATTAATAGACGTACCTATTGCAAATAGACCATTTGTAACTATAGAGCCAAATGTAGGAATAGCATATGTAAAGAAGAAATGTGTTCATGTAGAGTTTGGCGTAAAATGTAATCCTAAAAATTCTATATGTATAGGAGATTATAGGTTTATTCCAGTAAAACTGGTTGATGTAGCTGGTTTAATTCCTGGTGCACATGAAGGAAGAGGGCTTGGAAATAAATTTCTAGATGATTTAAGGAAAGCTGATGTTTTGATTCATGTAATAGATGCTAGTGGTTCTACTAATGAAGAAGGAATACCTGTAGCACCTGGCTCAAGAGACCCAGAAGAAGATATATCTTTTATAGAGAAGGAAATTGAAGAATGGTTCTATTCAATTATAAGTAAAGATTGGCAGAAGTTTGCAAGGACGGTAGATCTTTCAAATAAAGATCCAATAGACGAATTATTATCAAAACTCTCTGGATTATCTATTAATAAATATCATATAATAGAAACATTAAGGGAAACTAAACTAGAAAATTTAAAATTAATGCAATGGAGTGAAGAAGATTTAAGAAACTTTGCGAGAAAGTTAAGAGAAATATCAAAGCCCATAGTTATAGCGGCTAATAAGGCCGATATTCCAGAATCAAGAAAATTTATCGAGAAGTTAAAGCGAAAATATAATTATGTTATTCCTACTAGTGCTGAGGCAGAACTAGCTCTCAGAAAAGCAAGTAAAGCAGGAATTATAGAATATATTCCAGGAGAGAAAGATTTTAAGATATTAAAGGAGTTAAATCCTAAACAGAAAGAAGCATTGGATTATATAAAGAAAAATGTACTAGAAATTTACGGAAGCACGGGTGTTCAAGAAGCACTAAATACGGCTGTATTTGGTGCTTTATCTATGATAGTCGTATACCCCGTGGAAGATGAAAAGAAGTTAACCGATCATAATGGTAATATATTACCCGATGCAATCTTAATAAAGAAAGGATCTTCGCCCAAGGACTTGGCAAGTGTTATTCATTCTGAATTGGCCAAAGGTTTTCTCTTTGCGATAAACGTTAAAAAGAAAGTAAGAGTAGGTGAGGAATATCAATTACAAGATGGGGATGTAATAAAAATAGTGTCATCAACTGCTAGACCTTGA
- the spn gene encoding bifunctional sugar-1-phosphate nucleotidylyltransferase/acetyltransferase, with protein sequence MKAFILAAGSGERLEPITHTRPKAFVPILSKPLIEYQIEYLRKCGIRDITVIVSSKNKEYFEKKLKEISIVTQKDDIKGTGAAILSAKFNDEALIIYGDLFFSNEKEICNIITLKENAIIGVKVSNPKDYGVLVLDNQNNLSKIIEKPEIPPSNLINAGIYKLNSDIFTYLDKISISERGELELTDAINLMAKDHRVKVIEYEGYWMDIGKPWNIIDVNKWALDNLVFSQNLGNVEDNVKIKGKVIIEEDAEIKSGTYIEGPVYIGKGSEIGPNSYLRPYTILVEKNKIGASVEVKESVIMEGSKIPHLSYVGDSVIAEDVNFGAGTLIANLRFDEKEVKVNVKGKRISSGRRKLGAFIGGHVRTGINVTILPGVKIGAYARIYPGAVVNRDVGYGEFFKV encoded by the coding sequence ATGAAGGCATTTATTCTTGCTGCAGGTTCTGGTGAAAGATTAGAACCAATAACGCATACAAGGCCTAAAGCTTTTGTTCCAATTCTCTCAAAGCCGTTAATCGAGTACCAGATAGAGTATTTAAGAAAATGTGGAATCAGAGATATAACTGTAATAGTTTCTTCTAAAAATAAAGAATATTTTGAGAAAAAACTTAAAGAAATATCTATAGTTACTCAGAAAGATGATATAAAAGGGACAGGTGCGGCCATATTGTCTGCAAAGTTTAACGATGAAGCACTTATAATTTATGGAGATTTATTCTTTTCAAACGAGAAAGAAATATGTAACATAATAACTCTAAAAGAAAATGCAATAATAGGTGTTAAAGTTAGTAATCCAAAAGATTACGGTGTACTTGTATTAGACAATCAGAATAACTTATCTAAAATTATAGAAAAACCAGAGATACCTCCATCAAATCTTATAAACGCTGGTATTTACAAACTCAATTCTGATATTTTTACATATCTAGATAAAATATCTATCTCGGAAAGAGGAGAACTTGAACTTACTGATGCCATAAACCTTATGGCAAAAGATCATAGAGTAAAGGTAATAGAATATGAAGGATATTGGATGGATATAGGAAAACCTTGGAACATAATTGATGTAAATAAATGGGCTTTAGATAATCTTGTATTTAGTCAAAATCTTGGTAATGTTGAAGATAACGTAAAGATAAAAGGAAAAGTTATCATTGAGGAAGACGCAGAAATTAAGTCTGGAACTTACATAGAAGGACCAGTTTATATTGGAAAAGGAAGCGAAATTGGACCAAATTCCTATTTAAGACCTTATACTATACTAGTTGAGAAAAACAAAATAGGAGCATCAGTTGAAGTAAAAGAAAGTGTGATTATGGAAGGATCTAAGATTCCGCACCTTAGCTATGTTGGTGATTCTGTCATTGCAGAAGATGTAAATTTTGGTGCAGGCACTTTAATAGCTAACTTAAGGTTTGACGAAAAAGAAGTTAAGGTTAATGTAAAAGGAAAAAGAATAAGTAGTGGAAGAAGAAAACTAGGGGCATTTATTGGAGGGCATGTTAGAACTGGAATAAACGTTACCATATTGCCTGGCGTAAAAATTGGTGCTTATGCTAGAATATATCCTGGTGCGGTTGTAAACAGAGATGTCGGCTATGGTGAGTTTTTCAAGGTCTAG
- a CDS encoding 30S ribosomal protein S3ae, whose translation MSSKTAIKDKWKLKKWFTIVAPKTFGEVVLGTTPAFDANQALNRKVETTLYDLTGDYSLVYVHLYFRVIGVEGDRLLTRFAGHELSRDYIRSLVRRKSSKIDAITDVTTKDGYVLRVKGLALTTYRAHRSQKTEIRKIIWNILSTRASETTFDEFVQDIVFGKLSNDIFQQAKKIYPLRKVEVEKTKLLKAPA comes from the coding sequence ATGTCGTCAAAGACAGCAATCAAGGACAAGTGGAAATTGAAGAAATGGTTTACAATAGTTGCACCTAAAACTTTTGGAGAAGTAGTTTTAGGTACAACACCCGCATTTGATGCTAACCAAGCTTTAAACAGAAAAGTAGAAACTACACTTTATGATCTAACTGGAGATTATAGTTTAGTGTATGTACACTTATACTTTAGAGTAATAGGGGTTGAAGGAGATAGATTATTAACAAGATTTGCTGGTCATGAACTCTCAAGGGATTATATCAGGTCGTTAGTTAGAAGAAAAAGTTCAAAAATAGATGCTATTACTGATGTAACAACTAAGGATGGTTATGTATTAAGAGTTAAAGGATTAGCATTAACCACTTATAGAGCACATAGGTCGCAAAAGACAGAGATTAGAAAAATAATTTGGAATATTCTTTCAACTAGAGCATCTGAAACTACGTTTGATGAGTTTGTACAAGACATTGTATTTGGAAAACTTTCCAACGATATTTTCCAGCAAGCTAAAAAAATCTATCCCTTAAGAAAAGTAGAAGTAGAAAAAACCAAACTATTAAAAGCACCAGCTTGA
- the trmJ gene encoding tRNA (cytidine-2'-O-)-methyltransferase TrmJ: MIRLVIVEPEGSYNLGFISRLAKNFLVDELYIVNPHCDLEEAKKFSAKGLEYLEKAKIVNNFDEAIKDVELKIATSSIADIKGDILRKSIRPWELPRIIEGKKVALIFGRESVGLTREEIAKSDLLLFIPGNPEYPVLNLSHAVGIVLYEIWKSRGENKPVISGEAISLIDKYSRDLVNLIKSNEGDEAMYIALKRALIKGIGDEEEARTIIRLLRKLYIKLTRKIE; encoded by the coding sequence ATGATAAGATTAGTGATAGTTGAACCAGAAGGGTCATATAATTTAGGATTCATTAGTAGATTAGCGAAAAATTTTCTAGTAGATGAATTATATATAGTCAATCCGCATTGTGACTTAGAAGAAGCAAAAAAATTTTCTGCTAAAGGTTTAGAATACTTAGAAAAAGCAAAAATAGTAAATAACTTTGATGAAGCAATAAAAGACGTTGAACTTAAAATTGCCACTTCTAGTATAGCTGATATAAAAGGAGATATATTAAGAAAATCAATTAGACCTTGGGAATTACCTAGAATAATAGAAGGAAAAAAAGTAGCGCTGATATTTGGTAGAGAGAGTGTAGGCCTTACTAGGGAAGAGATAGCCAAATCCGATTTACTCTTATTTATCCCTGGAAATCCGGAATACCCTGTCCTTAATTTATCTCATGCTGTTGGTATAGTGCTTTACGAAATATGGAAAAGTCGAGGTGAAAATAAACCAGTTATTAGCGGAGAGGCTATATCGCTTATTGATAAATACTCTAGAGATTTAGTAAACTTGATAAAAAGTAACGAAGGAGATGAAGCTATGTATATAGCATTAAAAAGAGCCCTAATTAAAGGAATCGGTGATGAGGAAGAGGCAAGAACGATTATAAGGTTACTAAGAAAGCTATACATTAAATTAACGAGGAAAATAGAGTAG
- a CDS encoding HemK2/MTQ2 family protein methyltransferase has protein sequence MSSFRVIEYNKYKICLNDETYEPSDDTGLLLDIIKINKGEKVIDIGTGTGILGLHSLFQGAKEVIFVDINPFATEATLCTLRMYPFTSYHILNCDLMECFRHNVNFDVAIFNPPYLPYEEYHRWIEYSWSGGKTGVDVLVRFLRIVKAKRIYTLYSSLDDEDYLQEIINKLKYRISLRKEKTIGFETLYALEIYNDKISDS, from the coding sequence ATGTCAAGTTTTAGAGTTATTGAATATAATAAGTACAAAATATGTCTAAATGATGAAACTTATGAACCATCAGATGACACTGGATTATTATTAGATATAATAAAGATAAATAAAGGAGAGAAAGTAATTGATATTGGGACTGGAACTGGAATTTTGGGTTTACATTCCCTATTTCAAGGAGCTAAAGAGGTTATTTTTGTAGATATAAATCCATTTGCTACAGAAGCTACATTATGCACTCTAAGAATGTATCCATTTACGTCGTATCATATTTTAAATTGTGATTTAATGGAATGCTTTCGACATAATGTAAATTTTGATGTAGCTATTTTTAATCCTCCATATTTACCCTATGAAGAATACCATAGATGGATCGAATATAGTTGGTCGGGTGGTAAAACTGGAGTAGATGTACTAGTAAGGTTCTTGAGAATTGTTAAAGCAAAAAGGATCTATACACTATATTCTTCTTTGGATGATGAGGACTATTTGCAAGAAATCATTAACAAATTAAAATATAGAATTTCATTAAGAAAAGAGAAAACTATAGGTTTTGAAACCCTTTATGCTTTAGAGATATATAATGATAAGATTAGTGATAGTTGA
- a CDS encoding 16S ribosomal RNA methyltransferase A has translation MNLGQHFLVNEETIKRFVSYVDLSFRPIIEIGGGKGNITKYIKPDVVIEIDKRFSSYLRNLVIADARFLPVIRGQIVSSLPYYITYEFFEEIIRIDQIKKLILILQYDFVKKILNEPTYISFILNYYYKIDVKENIPPWFFKPKPRVYSTIVLFTRIRSYDEKINLILKCISKYRNKKITNAVKLCNLSSSLSTDINKRVRDFKPCQVLELLNIISTKYV, from the coding sequence ATGAATCTGGGTCAACATTTTCTAGTTAATGAGGAAACTATAAAAAGATTTGTTTCTTATGTTGATCTCTCTTTTAGGCCAATAATAGAAATTGGTGGTGGAAAAGGTAATATTACTAAATATATCAAACCAGATGTAGTAATTGAAATTGATAAGAGATTTTCTTCTTATCTTCGTAATCTTGTTATAGCTGACGCTAGATTCCTACCCGTAATAAGAGGCCAAATAGTTTCATCGTTGCCATATTACATTACTTATGAATTCTTTGAAGAAATAATTAGAATAGATCAAATTAAGAAACTAATTCTTATTTTACAATATGATTTTGTTAAAAAAATATTAAATGAGCCTACTTATATCTCTTTCATACTAAATTATTATTATAAAATAGATGTGAAAGAAAATATTCCGCCATGGTTTTTTAAACCAAAACCAAGGGTTTATTCTACTATTGTTCTTTTTACAAGAATTAGAAGTTATGATGAGAAAATAAATTTGATTTTGAAATGCATAAGTAAATATAGAAATAAAAAAATTACAAATGCTGTAAAACTATGTAATTTATCTTCTTCTTTAAGTACGGATATAAATAAAAGAGTAAGGGATTTTAAACCATGTCAAGTTTTAGAGTTATTGAATATAATAAGTACAAAATATGTCTAA
- a CDS encoding DUF655 domain-containing protein produces the protein MQRRRDVKVRMEKIAYILDYMRQGNPLDKHPQHKNRPVMQLLGEDYFMLMEATPLSSNIDFQIEQKLELENSPIKIDFHITYEDLTSVAKDELPKVIRKIITEDKSSIFVEFFNKAEPLTLKLHALELLPNIGKKTLRIILEERKKQPFVDFKDIENRVGIKDVVGLLIERIIKELQGGEKYYLFVYPLFDEKSKKLGEHSIYIGYLEKLGKYNESGSTFSS, from the coding sequence ATGCAGAGACGAAGGGATGTAAAAGTCAGAATGGAAAAGATTGCATACATTTTAGACTATATGAGGCAAGGTAATCCGCTGGATAAACACCCACAACATAAAAACAGGCCTGTTATGCAATTACTAGGAGAGGATTATTTTATGCTTATGGAGGCAACTCCTTTATCAAGTAATATTGATTTCCAGATAGAACAAAAATTAGAATTAGAAAATTCACCTATAAAGATTGATTTCCACATAACTTATGAAGATCTGACAAGTGTTGCTAAGGATGAACTACCTAAAGTTATTAGAAAGATAATTACAGAAGATAAATCATCTATATTTGTTGAGTTTTTCAATAAGGCAGAACCACTTACCTTAAAACTTCATGCTTTAGAGCTTTTACCAAATATAGGTAAGAAAACGCTAAGAATAATACTGGAAGAGAGAAAGAAACAGCCCTTTGTTGATTTTAAAGATATTGAAAACAGAGTGGGGATAAAAGATGTTGTAGGTTTACTCATTGAGAGGATAATTAAAGAATTACAAGGAGGAGAAAAATATTATCTATTTGTATATCCGTTATTTGATGAAAAGAGTAAAAAACTTGGTGAACATTCTATCTATATAGGGTACCTAGAGAAATTGGGAAAATATAATGAATCTGGGTCAACATTTTCTAGTTAA
- a CDS encoding DNA-directed RNA polymerase subunit F: MSFSLKIEEEHYVPYSFAKKILQDLISNGTSSTILQRTFEYLNSVAKCSSEDALKIMDELKEIIQREDVRAVIASICPTTIEEVRSILVLDSGKTYTTEQIQKIINIVKSHMES; this comes from the coding sequence TTGTCTTTTTCTCTAAAAATAGAAGAAGAGCATTATGTTCCGTATTCTTTTGCTAAAAAAATTCTTCAAGATCTTATATCTAATGGTACTTCTTCTACTATTTTACAAAGAACTTTTGAATATTTAAATAGTGTAGCTAAATGTAGTAGTGAAGACGCATTAAAGATAATGGATGAATTAAAAGAGATTATACAGAGAGAGGATGTGAGAGCAGTAATTGCAAGTATTTGCCCTACCACAATAGAAGAAGTTAGATCGATTTTAGTATTAGATTCTGGGAAAACTTATACTACCGAACAAATACAGAAAATAATTAATATAGTTAAGTCACACATGGAGAGTTGA
- a CDS encoding 50S ribosomal protein L21e, with product MVKHSKGYRTRTRKLLTKNVRERGAVPRLSLLMEEFKEGDYVVIKINPSVHKGMPHRRYHGKVGVIQGKRGKAYIVRVTLGDKEKVIIVRPEHLAKFNGIKNG from the coding sequence ATGGTTAAGCATTCAAAGGGTTATCGAACAAGAACTAGAAAGCTCTTAACTAAGAATGTGAGAGAAAGAGGTGCAGTACCAAGATTAAGTCTATTAATGGAAGAATTTAAAGAAGGAGATTATGTAGTAATTAAAATTAATCCTTCTGTACATAAAGGAATGCCTCATAGAAGATATCATGGTAAGGTAGGTGTAATTCAAGGAAAAAGAGGTAAAGCCTATATCGTAAGAGTTACATTAGGTGATAAAGAGAAGGTTATCATAGTTAGACCAGAGCACTTGGCAAAATTTAATGGTATTAAAAATGGGTGA
- a CDS encoding UPF0147 family protein gives MASLYDNEAKIKQAIIMLQKIVNDTSVPRNIRRAATDAIRNLQDSSLSPAVRAANAIGILEEISQDPNMPTHTRISIWNVVSMLETVKD, from the coding sequence ATGGCATCCCTTTATGACAATGAGGCAAAAATAAAACAAGCAATAATAATGTTACAAAAGATAGTAAATGATACTAGCGTACCAAGAAATATTAGAAGGGCCGCAACTGATGCAATAAGAAACTTGCAAGATTCATCATTAAGCCCGGCCGTAAGAGCCGCAAATGCAATAGGCATACTCGAAGAAATAAGTCAAGACCCTAATATGCCCACACATACAAGAATATCAATTTGGAATGTAGTATCTATGTTAGAAACTGTAAAAGACTGA
- a CDS encoding Sjogren's syndrome/scleroderma autoantigen 1 family protein translates to MSKEDTGVKKAAELLRQGATMLDIACPKCHMPLFKLKNGDIVCPNHGKVIVVKDEEEEKKITLSISLDMLEDVLFKSMNSVVEKIKTDPMDSDALLQIIRYLDAIERIRKIKSISPENK, encoded by the coding sequence ATGAGTAAGGAAGATACTGGTGTGAAAAAAGCGGCAGAACTACTAAGACAAGGAGCTACAATGTTAGATATTGCTTGTCCTAAATGTCATATGCCTCTTTTTAAGTTAAAAAATGGAGATATAGTATGTCCTAATCATGGAAAAGTTATTGTTGTGAAAGATGAAGAAGAGGAAAAGAAGATTACTCTTTCTATCTCATTAGATATGCTAGAAGATGTATTATTTAAAAGCATGAATAGTGTTGTTGAAAAAATAAAGACTGATCCAATGGATAGTGATGCTTTGTTACAAATAATAAGGTACTTAGACGCTATTGAAAGAATAAGGAAGATTAAGAGCATTTCACCAGAGAACAAATGA
- the tmk gene encoding dTMP kinase encodes MPRFISFEGIDGAGKTTLAKKVYEVLKKKGYNVILTQEPFTREITELIKKAGWNDPVLLTLLFSADRAFHIKWIMEQKPEIVLMDRYFHSTIAYQSVLGLDEKWIEEVNSKFPKPDIVFLLDIKVNEAIKRIRKDDQFNFEEKIATLEAVRKKYLELARKYNFIVLDAMSKIEELTEKTVQIICSLVKCS; translated from the coding sequence ATGCCCAGATTCATATCATTTGAAGGAATAGACGGAGCCGGTAAAACAACATTAGCTAAAAAAGTATATGAAGTTCTAAAGAAAAAAGGATATAATGTTATTTTAACACAAGAACCCTTTACGAGAGAAATTACTGAGCTAATAAAGAAAGCTGGTTGGAATGATCCAGTATTGTTAACCCTACTATTCTCAGCAGATAGAGCTTTTCACATAAAATGGATAATGGAACAAAAGCCTGAAATAGTTTTAATGGATAGGTATTTTCATTCTACGATTGCTTATCAAAGTGTACTTGGTTTAGACGAAAAATGGATAGAAGAAGTAAATTCTAAATTCCCTAAACCCGATATAGTCTTCTTACTTGATATAAAGGTTAATGAAGCAATAAAGAGGATTAGAAAAGATGACCAGTTTAATTTTGAGGAAAAGATTGCTACATTGGAAGCCGTTAGGAAAAAGTACCTTGAACTGGCTAGAAAATATAATTTTATAGTACTCGATGCCATGTCTAAAATAGAAGAATTAACAGAAAAAACTGTACAAATCATTTGTTCTCTGGTGAAATGCTCTTAA
- a CDS encoding Clp1/GlmU family protein — protein MLINKDIDIVIRGPCKIRVKQGTIDIQGIEINDEIEIKDNKTYTLTTLRESEIDTECQIISYFPSLNWRKIGERISGKVIVLGDENSGKTYFSNLVANLNNSQIIDADVGQSSIFIPTFISLSNIKKTLNTKEKGYSELQFFGHKSPSVNPKLHIALVSKLIQNNNIVIDTDGWITGIYAYRHKLELIYLTEPEYIVVFENAIKLTFPKALENKILYVKAFPLPDKRDRTQRRKYRQELFKEYFNKATTIQIESDKLFGTPIADSLFISWGTPLQLVYELPCEGYYVSNIKGLLVGLTKKGKIVGAGIIQDINKNYVLIKTPEKDFDGVLLGYISLNDNYEDTEVKIRKCPDSYHLKE, from the coding sequence ATGCTAATTAACAAAGATATAGATATAGTAATTAGAGGGCCTTGTAAAATAAGAGTAAAACAAGGTACTATAGATATACAAGGTATTGAAATAAACGATGAAATAGAAATAAAAGACAACAAAACATACACGCTAACTACTTTGAGAGAAAGTGAAATAGATACAGAATGCCAAATAATTTCTTACTTTCCTTCTCTTAATTGGAGAAAAATAGGAGAGAGAATAAGCGGAAAAGTAATTGTTCTAGGTGACGAAAATTCGGGGAAAACTTATTTTTCAAATTTAGTTGCAAATCTTAATAATAGTCAAATAATAGATGCAGATGTAGGACAGTCCTCAATTTTTATTCCTACATTTATATCTCTTTCTAATATTAAAAAAACCTTAAATACCAAAGAAAAAGGATATTCTGAACTTCAATTCTTTGGGCATAAGAGCCCATCTGTAAATCCGAAGTTACATATAGCATTAGTTTCAAAACTTATCCAAAACAACAATATAGTAATTGATACAGATGGATGGATAACTGGAATCTATGCATATAGACATAAATTAGAATTGATTTATTTAACAGAACCAGAATATATAGTAGTTTTTGAAAATGCTATTAAATTAACTTTCCCTAAAGCCCTTGAAAACAAAATATTATATGTAAAGGCATTTCCACTACCAGATAAAAGAGATAGGACTCAAAGACGTAAATATAGACAAGAACTGTTTAAAGAATACTTTAATAAAGCCACTACAATACAAATAGAAAGTGATAAGCTATTTGGTACTCCGATAGCTGATTCCCTATTTATAAGTTGGGGAACGCCTTTACAGTTGGTCTACGAATTACCTTGCGAAGGTTATTACGTATCAAACATTAAAGGTTTATTAGTAGGACTAACAAAAAAAGGTAAAATTGTAGGAGCCGGTATAATCCAGGATATAAATAAGAATTACGTTCTAATCAAAACGCCAGAAAAAGATTTTGATGGTGTCCTATTGGGTTATATAAGCTTAAATGATAATTATGAAGATACTGAAGTAAAGATAAGAAAATGCCCAGATTCATATCATTTGAAGGAATAG
- a CDS encoding AAA family ATPase — protein sequence MKISDFVFEKGSVVSLYGVAGSGKTNIILQVINEITPSLYISTEGVSYQARVEGIRWKKDVYFANTNNIFELISIIIKATKLNLKLISVDTINRFYRESRKVKDIEYPILMLLALSRESNVKVLLSWEVAGNNRVSGEKFMRKISEDILRVTKNYIIGNLRVCKFKISSNGVEGCL from the coding sequence TTGAAAATATCAGATTTCGTTTTTGAGAAGGGGAGTGTTGTTTCCTTATATGGCGTAGCTGGTAGTGGTAAAACTAATATTATACTTCAAGTTATTAATGAAATAACTCCTAGTCTTTATATTTCTACGGAAGGTGTCTCATACCAGGCTAGAGTTGAAGGCATTAGGTGGAAAAAAGATGTATATTTTGCTAATACAAATAATATTTTTGAGTTAATTTCAATAATAATTAAAGCAACTAAATTAAATTTGAAGTTAATTTCAGTAGATACTATAAATAGATTTTATAGGGAAAGTAGAAAAGTTAAGGACATAGAGTACCCTATTTTAATGCTATTAGCATTATCAAGAGAGAGTAACGTTAAAGTTCTTTTAAGCTGGGAAGTTGCTGGAAACAATAGAGTTAGCGGTGAAAAATTTATGCGAAAGATATCCGAGGACATTTTAAGGGTTACTAAAAACTATATCATAGGGAATCTTAGAGTTTGTAAGTTTAAGATAAGTTCGAATGGTGTTGAAGGGTGCCTATAA
- a CDS encoding CDP-2,3-bis-(O-geranylgeranyl)-sn-glycerol synthase — protein MPIIYYVIFAILYYLPALVANGSAPFVKNGTPIDFRKNFVDGRRLLGDGKTFEGLLVAVTFGTTVGIILAKFLGIYWIYVSFIESLLAMLGDMVGAFIKRRLGLARGARAIGLDQLDFILGATLALIISKISLNIYEFLSIVVIAFVLHILTNNVAYRLKIKSVPW, from the coding sequence GTGCCTATAATTTATTATGTTATATTTGCTATTTTGTATTATTTGCCAGCATTAGTTGCTAATGGAAGTGCTCCTTTTGTCAAAAATGGTACTCCAATAGATTTTAGAAAAAATTTTGTTGATGGGAGAAGACTTTTGGGTGATGGTAAAACTTTTGAAGGACTTTTAGTAGCGGTTACATTTGGAACTACTGTAGGTATAATATTAGCAAAATTCTTAGGTATTTATTGGATATATGTTAGTTTTATTGAATCTTTGTTGGCAATGCTTGGTGATATGGTGGGTGCTTTTATAAAAAGAAGATTAGGCTTAGCAAGAGGTGCAAGAGCTATAGGATTAGATCAGTTAGATTTTATACTTGGTGCCACTTTAGCCTTAATAATAAGTAAAATATCTTTAAATATATATGAATTTTTAAGTATAGTAGTTATAGCTTTTGTACTTCATATTTTAACTAACAATGTTGCATATCGATTAAAAATAAAAAGTGTACCGTGGTAA